A single Melopsittacus undulatus isolate bMelUnd1 chromosome 11, bMelUnd1.mat.Z, whole genome shotgun sequence DNA region contains:
- the LOC101871148 gene encoding beta-keratin-related protein-like, which produces MSCYSPCLPAACGPAPLANSCNEPCVLRCADSSVAIQPPPVLVTLPGPILSSFPQSTAVGSSASAAVGSSLSAASVPIASGGSLGLGGSGWGRGLCGALGRGNLIC; this is translated from the coding sequence ATGTCGTGCTACAGCCCGTGCCTGCCCGCTGCCTGCGGCCCAGCCCCGCTTGCCAACAGCTGCAACGAGCCGTGCGTCCTGCGCTGCGCCGACTCCAGCGTTGCCATCCAGCCCCCGCCAGTGCTGGTGACGCTGCCGGGCCcgatcctcagctccttcccgCAGAGCACAGCCGTGGGATCCAGCGCCTCGGCTGCCGTGGGCAGCTCTCTGAGCGCTGCCAGTGTGCCCATCGCTTCTGGgggctccctggggctggggggctctGGCTGGGGCCGGGGGCTCTGCGGGGCTCTGGGACGTGGCAATCTCATCTGCTGA
- the LOC117436818 gene encoding beta-keratin-related protein-like: MSCYSPCLPAACGPAPLANSCNEPCVLRCADSSVAIQPPPVLVTLPGPILSSFPQSTAVGSSASAAVGSSLSAASVPIASGGSLGLGGSGWGRGLCGALGRGNLIC; this comes from the coding sequence ATGTCGTGCTACAGCCCGTGCCTGCCCGCTGCCTGCGGCCCAGCCCCGCTTGCCAACAGCTGCAACGAGCCGTGCGTCCTGCGCTGCGCCGACTCCAGCGTTGCCATCCAGCCCCCGCCAGTGCTGGTGACGCTGCCGGGCCcgatcctcagctccttcccgCAGAGCACAGCCGTGGGATCCAGCGCCTCGGCTGCCGTGGGCAGCTCTCTGAGCGCTGCCAGCGTGCCCATCGCTTCTGGgggctccctggggctggggggctctGGCTGGGGCCGGGGGCTCTGCGGGGCTCTGGGACGTGGCAATCTCATCTGCTGA
- the DHRS7C gene encoding dehydrogenase/reductase SDR family member 7C, translating into MGIFAVLALPLLLFGISGIIYIYQSVRWLLSKSAVQNKVVVITDAISGLGKECSRVFHNGGARLVLCGRTWEKLEALYDALINVADPSVTYAPKLILLDITDINCIRDVAKEIVNCYGCVDILINNASMKVKGAVQSISLELDKKIMDANYFGPITLTKAILPNMIARRTGQIVLINSIQGKIGIPFRAAYAASKHAAVGFFDCLRAEMEEFDISVSTVNPTFICSYHRQPAPGNWEASIWKFFFRKVAYGVHPVEVAEEVLRTVSSKKQEVLMANPIPRAAVYIRTFFPELFFAIVASGIREKQKTEEEN; encoded by the exons atgGGTATTTTTGCTGTACTTGCTCtaccactgctgctttttgggATCAGTGGAATTATCTATATTTACCAGTCAGTCCGGTGGCTATTGTCCAAGTCAGCTGTGCAAAACAAGGTGGTGGTGATCACAGATGCCATCTCTGGACTGGGCAAGG AATGTTCTCGGGTGTTTCACAATGGAGGAGCAAGGCTTGTGTTGTGTGGCAGGACATGGGAAAAGTTAGAAGCCTTGTATGATGCTTTAATTAATGTGGCAGATCCCAGTGTG ACATATGCACCAAAGCTCATACTTCTGGATATAACAGATATAAACTGCATTCGAGATGTAGCTAAAGAAATCGTGAATTGCTATGGCTGTGTGGATATACTGATCAACAATGCAAGTATGAAGGTGAAAGGAGCAGTGCAGAGCATTTCCTTGGAACTCGATAAAAAGATAATGGATGCCAACTATTTTGGACCTATAACATTAACCAAag ccattcttccCAACATGATCGCAAGAAGAACTGGCCAAATAGTTCTCATTAATAGTATCCAAGGAAAAATAGGAATACCATTTCGTGCAGCTT atgCGGCTTCTAAGCATGCTGCTGTAGGCTTTTTTGATTGTCTTAGAGCTGAAATGGAAGAATTTGATATATCTGTCAGCACTGTGAATCCAACCTTCATCTGTTCATACCATCGGCAACCAGCACCTGGCAACTGGGAGGCATCTATTTGGAAAT TCTTCTTCAGAAAGGTGGCATATGGTGTGCACCCAGTGGAGGTGGCAGAGGAAGTCTTGCGCACTGTGAGCAGTAAGAAGCAGGAGGTACTTATGGCCAACCCCATCCCCAGAGCAGCAGTTTACATTCGCACCTTCTTTCCTGAGCTATTTTTTGCCATTGTTGCCTCGGGGATtagggaaaagcagaagacagaggaagaaaactga
- the GSG1L2 gene encoding germ cell-specific gene 1-like protein 2, with product MPVSVPAADRRQRASAAFSLSFLSLVFSITAFSSSYWCEGTRKVAKPFCTGQSKGDHCIRFNSPDANNSNAVQYIWETGDDKFVDQKFHAGIWYSCEEIINEEGEKCRSFISLTPASDRGVLWLSIVTELLYIILLLTGVILMAVEMCYYSTVIDGLKINAFSAVVTVLAGLLGMVAHMMYTTVFQMTVNLGPEDWRPHTWDYGWSYCLAWASFACCMAAAVTTINKYTKTILEFKHKRKTLGRSLQIKYKFPDRTSPEKACNVYVNSFHNSTEDPAHPIKGLRHLATISVL from the exons ATGCCAGTTTCGGTCCCAGCTGCAGACAGACGGCAGAGAGCCTCAGCAGcattttctctcagttttctctctttagTCTTCTCTATTACAGCTTTCAGTAGTAGTTACTGGTGTGAAGGGACAAGAAAAGTTGCCAAACCTTTCTGTACAGGGCAGAGCAAAGGGGATCACTGCATCCGCTTTAATAGCCCTGATGCCAACAACAGCAACGCTGTGCAATATATTTGGGAGACAGGAGATGACAAGTTCGTTGATCAGAAGTTTCATGCTGGAATTTGGTATTCCTGTGAAGAAATTATAAATGAAGAAG gtgaGAAATGTAGAAGCTTCATCAGTCTGACTCCAGCCTCTGATCGAG GAGTTTTATGGCTGTCTATTGTCACAGAGCTTCTGTACATCATTTTGCTTCTGACTGGAGTCATTCTTATGGCAGTAGAAATGTGCTACTACAGCACTGTCATTGATGGGCTAAAGATCAACGCCTTCTCTGCAGTAGTCACTGTATTGGCAG GTCTTTTGGGAATGGTTGCTCACATGATGTACACAACTGTATTTCAAATGACTGTAAATCTTGGTCCTGAAGACTGGAGACCTCATACATGGGATTATGGCTGGTCCTATTG CCTCGCATGGGCTTCCTTCGCTTGCTGTATGGCTGCAGCTGTCACCACTATTAACAAATACACAAAAACTATTTTGGAATTcaagcacaaaagaaaaacgCTGGGAAGGAGTTTACAGATTAAATACAAGTTTCCTGATCGTACATCTCCAGAGAAAGCTTGCAATGTGTATGTGAACTCATTTCACAACAGTACGGAGGACCCTGCACATCCAATAAAAGGCTTGCGTCACCTGGCCACTATTTCAGTTCTGTAA